Genomic DNA from Pirellulales bacterium:
CGGCGCGCGGTGGCAAAGTATCCTGACATCGATCCTTCGCACCTGCGAACAACGATCCCGCCGCACCATCGACTACCTGATCAACACCCTTTCCCAACCGCCCCCCTCAACATCGCCTTGCTGAGGCGGTAAACAATTACTGACAAAGCTTTATGCTAGCTGGGGAACTAGGATTCGAACCTAGACTAACTGGTCCAGAGCCAGTCGTGCTACCGTTACACCATTCCCCAATCCGATTCAAAGTTGGCCAGAAACGACGACGAATTCGACCGGCCGCCATGCGTAGATTCTCGTCCAAAATGCGATTCTTAAGGGTAGGGCAGATCGACAACCCGCGTCAAGTGCGGCGGCGGCTGGAAATGGGGCGCGCGATCGCGAGCTGATGATCGCGAGTCGGTTCGCAAGCGCGGCCGATTGAATTGCGTGCCGTTCGCTCAAAGCTATTTGCGCTTCGGCCGCGCGCTTGGTCGGCGGCCGGGCGAATTCGTCGGCCAGAATCAGGAGGGCGATGGCAATCCCCGAAAGCAACACGCCCGACGGTTCTGTCACCGCCGCTGCACCGCTGCCGATTGTCGCGCGGTTATTTGCGCTGCTAAACTCGCCGCCTGCGCCAAAGGCCGTCGCCATACCTCCGGACCCGCCTGTCGAATCGGCATCAAGCGAATCGCTCGAAGAGAATGTCAGCGCGCTCGAGCCCGAATACCGGAGGCATGGCCTCGGCAGCCGTATGGTCGGAATATGCCTCGCATCGTTGAGAAAGCTCGGTATCCTGAAGTGCAACATTTTTCGCTATTCGGGAAATGAGTTGGGTGAGCAGTTCTGGCGGCGGCACGGTTGGTCGCAGCGCGACGATCTGCAAGTCTTCCAGATACAATGCTCGGAGGCTTTCGTAACGGTGCCCGAAGGCGGACCAAGAACGAGAATTGTCGAGCGAGACTGACGCGAAAGCCATGACCAGCGATTCAAAGCAAAACTTGCTCCGATATGCGTTTGCCATTGGCAGCGTTGCATTGGCTTGTCTGGTGTGGTTCTGCCTGACGCCGCTGATCGGATATCGAGTCACCTCGGCATTCATCCTGGTTGCAGTTCTCGCGACGGGCCGCTTTGCCGGCCTAGGACCATCGTGTCTCGCATTGATAGCCGGCGGGGTCTTCCTCGCCTATGTCGAATATCTGCGGTTCGGGACTCGCGAGTTCATCGCGTTGAATATTGTAGTCATCTACTTCTTTCTCGGAACGATCCTCGTCTTGCTTACACATTCGGAGCGAACCGCCCGCCAAACGGCCGACACGAACGCCGAACGACTTCGGCTATTGGCGCTCCAGGCGCCCGTGGGAATCTCGCTGAGCGATCCCGAGGGGCGGGCATTCTTCGTGAACCAAGAACTGTGTGAAATCGCGGGGGCCGAACCCGAAGAATTCATGGGCGTTGGTTGGCGGCAATTCATCCATCCCGACGATCGAGAGCGGCTCGTCGAAACAGGACGGGCCGACATCGCCGCCGGCAAAACGAGTTCGTCGGCGACCTTCCGGTTTATCCGGAAAGACGGCTCGATCCGTTGGGCATCGAGCACCAGTTCGGTCGTCGTCGATGCCAGCGGAAAGCCGTCGGGACACGTCGGCGTCACCGAGGACATCACGAGCCGAAAGATTGCTGAAGATGCCCTGCAGGCCAAGGAAGCTCAACTCCGAGGAATTTTGGACCATACGTCGGCCGTCGTTTACCTGAAGGATTTGCAGGGCCGCTATCTTGTCGCCAACCGCCGCCATCAAACGATGTTTCAGAGATTTGGCCCGACCATCGTCGGAAAGACGGATTCCGAATTCTTTCCACCGTCGATCGCGCGTCAGTTTATCGAATTCGACCAAAAAGTGATCGACGCGAAGGCGCCGCTTGTGTTCGAGGAACATGCCCCGCACGACGATGGGCTGCACGTTTATCGTTCGATAAAATTTCCCGTCATGGATGAGGCGGGCAGAATGATCGCCGTAGGAGGCATTTCCACCGACATCACCGACCTGCAACAAGCCCACGACGCGTTGAGGAAGAATGAGAAGTTGCTGCGAAACCTGATCGATGTTCAAGAGAACGAAAGGCACCTTCTGTGCCACGAATTTCATGACGGGTTGATACAGTATGCCGTTGGATCCTTGATGGCGCTTGAGGGATTTCAGAGTGGCCATTTGCCCTCGGGTGCGGCGGATGCTTCGCAGATCATCGACAAGGCGATCGCCAATTTGCGCAAAGGCGTCGACGATGGCCGGCGAGCGATCCGCGGGATTCGGCCGGCCGTGCTCGACGATTCGCCCCTGGAAGCCGCTTTGCACGACCTGATCGACCAATTTCCGGCGTCCGAAATCATGGTCAAGTTCGATTGCGACCCCGAGATCGGCCGCCTGCCGAACGCGGTTCAGACCACGGTTTATCGCGTCGTCCAAGAGGCGTTGAACAACGCCAAAAGGCACAGCGGAACCGACGTCGTGCGGATCCAGTTGCGGAAGTCGAAGGACGATCTGCATCTGGAACTGCGCGATTTTGGATGCGGTTTTGACGTAAAAATCCGTGCCGGCGGCTTTGGCTTGCTGGGAATGTCGGAGCGGGTTCGGCTGCTCGGAGGCGACTGCTTGATCGAGAGCGAAAAAGAAGTCGGCACGACGATCAAAGTCCGATTGCCGCTCGCCGACCAACCGCCGGCCGACGGCAGCGGATGAGCCGTCGCCGTGCGGCGCGCGCGGCCGGAGCAGCGGTATTCGGCACGTCGTTGCCGGAAGGCGTTGCCGCCTGAATAAACGACCGACTAGGACGAACCTGCCGGTCGCCTACCGTGTCTCGTCCCGTTTTGAACGGCCCTGTCAGGGCCGAGTCGTCGGGCGCCGCGGTTGGACCCAGGCCTCCACCGCGTGCGCGGCTCCGGCCTGGTCTTGTAGAATCGGCCTTTCAGGCCGCGGGGAGACGTACAGGGGATGGGAGTCAATTGAAATGACTCACGGCCCCTTTAATTCAGCCCCGGCAGTTCGCAGTTAGCGGGTAATCGCTTTTCTCGGCGCCATCACGCGTTGCGGGCCGTAGGGGTTCTGGCGCAGTTCGGCGGCTTGCTCCAGCAGGATGCGGCGCACTTCGAGAATTGTCAACGGATGGCGTTGGACCGCCATGTGGTCGGCGGGAACGACCACTTCGGATTCCGCCTGGTCGTCGTGGGAGCTCGCGAGCGGCACCAATCCGTCGCTGTCGCCGACGACGCGGCCCAGAAGATCATGCTCCGGCAGTTGGCCGATGATGGTGTTGTAGGTCACCCACGGAGCGTGCGTTGCATGGAGCATGGCGGGCAAGAACGTGCATTGCGGCGAAAGCGAATCGATGCTCGTCGAGACGCGCAGCAGCGAACTCGGCGGAAAAAAGCCAGGATTCGCGGCCAGCAGATCTTTCGTGCTTGCCACCTCATCCTTCGGCCGGGCAATCAGTCGCCGCCCGATCCATTGCGTTGTCTCATTCGACACTTTCGTGCCGCGGAGCGGTGTGGCGATTTCGACGACGCGGCGAACCGATGGATTCGGCTCGAAGAAAAAGATGTCGGCGAGATCGGCCCGCAAGCCGGCGTCGGCCTTAAGCTGCGAAAACGGTCGGTCGCTTACTAGCCGCCAAAAATCGTCGCCGCTGGAGATCGTTTGCAGCCGAGCGATGAGGCCTCCCATGCTATGCCCCACCAGCACCATTTGGTCGAGCGCCAAGTCGCGTCGTTCTGGATCCAAGGTCGTGCGGAGCCGGGCCAGAGTGCGTCGCAACTCGGCCGCGCTATCCCAAAACGGCTCACCGGTCGGATAGGTGTAGAACCAGAACTGGTAATTGGCCCGCAATTCGGCGGAGCGGTGCAGCGTGTTGAACATCTCCATCCAGGTGAACGGGCCCGACCAAAGCCCGTGGATCATCAGCACCGGAATCTTGTTCGGCTGAAACGGCTCGAGCATGTAGAGGCCGGACAGGTGTTTCGGCGAATCGGGCCGGAGCAGGCCGATCGTCGGCTGGCTGATTTGCTGTAGCGCGGGGTCGTTCAAGCAATAGGCCAGCGGCGTGCTCAGATCGGTTTCCAGCGGAATTCGCCGCTCGCCGACCGTCACATCGGTTGCCGTCAGGGGGTCGTACAATTCGATCACCGCGCGGTGATGTACGCCAGCGGATGCGATCGGGCCGCTGGAATTGCCGGATGCTCCGCTGGCAGCAGCCGCGGGATGGTCGGGCAATAGGCGCAGGAACGCCGTTATCGGGAATGCCAGGCCGGGTGCGTAGTACGGGCCGGCTGGATCGAAGCGTCCGGAAGGATTTCGCACGACGATGAGCGGCACTCCCAGGCCGAATGTGCGATTCGCATTGTTCAGCCCGGTGACTTTATAGTCTGAAGCGAATTCGACGCGGCCAAAATCCTCGTCGTGCCACAATCCGCCCCGAACCGCCACCTCGACATCCCATTGCTGGCCGCTCATTTCGATTGTTTGGCGCGCGCCGGGGTGGAGCAAACCGTCGGTGCGGGCGATTCGCAACGAAGCTTCCAGCGCCGCGTTGTAAATATCGCAGGCGCCGCGGAACTCGGGGTCGTATGGATTTCGGCCGGCAAAGCCTTCCGAGCCCATCAGATAGAAATGGGCATGTAGCACCGCGGCTGCGTACAAATCGCGCGATCCGGTGATGTCTGCCTTGTGCTGCAGCTTGAGGGCACCGATATACGCCACTTCGGCGGCCGTGTAGTTGCCCTCCGGCGAGGGCTCTTTTTGAACGACGGCTTCGACTTTCGCCAAAAGCTTGCGCGGATCGCCGGCCAAATCGTCGACCAGATCGTAGCTGCGCAGGAATTCGAGCGCTCGCGGGCTTGGCTTCGGGCCGCCATGCGCTGAAAGCGACAGGCGCTCTTGGAGCGGATTTTCGGGGGCGAGACGAGCAGTTACGTAACGCGTTGGCGTGCAGCCGAGCATGGCTGCCACGATGAGGAGCGCGCCGATGATTGCGAGCGGCAACTCCCGCCGCCGCGCGATCGCATGGACCGAAACGCTTTGCCCGAGGGTCGACACTCGCACTGAAGCTCTTGCGGGATTTTGAGATTTGCGATCCATCGCAACAATTCCGCAATGCCCGGCTTCGGCCTCGATCCATCGACACCGTTAGGACGACACTCCGCCACGGAGCGCTTTGCCCTTGCGGTAAGCAGCACTGGCGGAGCCAGTGGCACACGGGCAAGCAGCGCCGGCGCAGCCATTGCTGACGAGCTAGGCTCGGCCGAAAGAAAACTTCTCCACAGACTCCTCTTCCCCTGCGGAGAGGGCAAGGTGAGAGGTCCAAAGAGCGGAAGTTATTTTTCGGCCGAGCCCTATCTGCTAATCCGCACTGCAACTCCGCCGGAGCTTACAGCGGCGCAACCCTCGATCAATGCGGACATTAGAAGCCGAGGCCGGCGCGGTCAATGCCGAACAGGCCACGCAGCGCTAGCGTCGACCAACACCCTCCACGCGGACGGAGCGATTGGCCCCGGAGAGCCTTATTTGCTAGCGGGGCAGATGGGGTGCGGCTGAACCGAGAATCGCGGGCGCGAGCCGGATCGGGGCCGGCACTACTGCCTTGGCGCGATCCGGGGCGGGTTTCGGCTCCTCGCTCTCGTCGCAATTGGTAGCATCTTGCGCCGCGGAGTGAGTGTCGTCGAAAGCCCGTAGCTCTCCTCGCACGATGTGCACGGCGGGGGGCGCTTCGATTCCGAGTGTAACGCGTGCTCCGGAAACACGAGTGACCACAACGACGATACCCTCGCCGATCACGATTTTTTCGCCCACTTTGCGTCTTAGAATGAGCATGACAATCCCTCCTGAATTGCTTCGCTAAACGTTGAAAGGATTTCCCGACCTTTCTGATAACGAGAAGATATTGCAACCGACGTACCGGCTATGCCATTCGTGCTTTTCACGTTCACTCGCCGCGACGTAACCGATTGGAAACATGTAAGTTGCAAAAATTATTGGTTGGATTAGGTGCCCGAAATGGAAAAAGTTGTCACTGAAATTTTGTCCCGATTCGAGCCATTCAGTCTCGAAATGAGACGAGATTCGCCCAGTGCAAAGCAATAAAACTATTGGCTTCAATTTGCGAAGGAATGTGGGCGCTGGCGGGAGGAGCTGCTTCGAGGCTTTGTTGATTGATGGGCTTGAGGGTCCGCGAGCGTGAATACGCTAGGGATGGGGGAGCCCGCATTCATGCGAGAGGTGCTATAATCGATCGACGTCCGTCTGCAGGAATCGATCCGACGATGAAAATCGCATATATCTCGGCTGGCGCCGCGGGGCGATATTGCGGGGCCTGCCTGCACGACAACACGCTTGCCGCGGAATTGCACCGTCAGGGGGCCGACATCCTGTTGGTCCCCACCTACACCCCGCTGCGCACCGACGAACCGAGTGCGAGCGGATCGCGGGTGTTCTTTGGCGGCGTGAATGTTTTTTTGCAACAGCACTCGGCGCTGTTTCGCCATACGCCCTGGTTTCTCGATTCGCTGCTTGATTCGCCGAAGCTGCTCGAGTGGCTTTCGGCGCGCAGCGCTGGGATGGATGTTTCGAAGCTCGGAGCGCTAACGGTTTCGACACTCGCCGGCCGCAAGGGGCGGCAACGCAAGGAAATCGCCAAGCTGATTCGCTGGCTCGCCGGCGACGTTCGACCGGACGTGGTTCATTTGTCGAACGTCATGTTGGCGGGGATGGCTCCGGCCGTGCGCGAGGAATTGCGAGTGCCGATTGTATGCACGCTTTCGGGCGAAGATATTTTTCTCGAGCAGCTCTCCGAGCCGCACTACAGCCAAGCTCGCGCGCTGCTGAAGCAACAGGCGCAGTACATCGATCGGTTCGTCGCGCTGAATCGCTATTTCGCCGATTTCATGGCCGACTATTTGGAGGTCGATCGCGGCAAGATCGAAGTGATTCCGCACGGGCTGAATCTCTCCGGCCATCATCGCCGCCAGCCGCGAGAAATTGCCGCGGAAATTACGGTCGGCTATTTCGCGCGCGTGGCCATGGAAAAGGGATTGCACATTCTGGCCGACGCATTTTGCCTGTTGGCCAATCGAGCCGATATGCCGCCGTTGCGGCTGCATGTGGCCGGCTACATGTCGAGCGGCGATCGGCCCTATTTCGAGCAGGTCACGCGGCGGCTCACGGAAGCAGGGCTAGCGGATCGTTTCGAATACCATGGCGAATTGGATCGAGCAGGCAAGATCGCGTTTTTGCAATCGCTCGACGTAATGTCGGTGCCGACGGTTTATCACGAGAGCAAGGGCATTTCGGTGCTCGAGGGAATGGCCAGCGGAGTGCCGATGGTGTTGCCCAGCCATGGCACGTTTCCGGAACTGATCGAGCGGAGCGGGGGCGGCTTGCTCTGCGATCCGCTCGATCCGCGCTCGCTGGCCGACAAATTGGCCGAGTTGATTCGCGATCCGGCGCTGGCGATGGAGTGCGGACGTCGCGGTCACGAATTGATCCACGGCGAGCACTCCGCTGCGCTCATGGCGCGGCGGCATCGGGCGCTCTACGAGCGTGTGTTGGGCGAAAGGGCCGGAGGCCAGGGATCGGCGATCGGAGGCCGGGAATCAAAAGACGGCGAGGAAGAGGCGGCTGGAATGCTGCGGAAACCCTAGGGCACACGGGCCACGACAACCCGTCCCATGCCCAGGGAAGGCCGCCCTACATGGCAGCATCAGCGAGGACGGCGCCGTTGATCGGCGTGGCTATTCATTATTCGCATCCTGCCTCACGGTCCGAACATAGCTCGCGAGCAGTTCGAACGCCTCATGTTCGCGTGGGCCGCCGGTTTTTTCAACCAGCACGGCCAGCCCTGTCAGTTCCGCTTCGATTTCGGCTCGCGGAATCAGCCCGATTCGCGTGGCGAGGATTGCCGCTTCAACGACGGCATGCTTCGCCCGGTTGAAGCCGAAAAAATCGCGTTCCCCGCCCCGATCAACCACGTCGGCGACGATCTCGGTTCGGGCGTGGCCATCGTCGATCGAGCGTATGCGAAACGCATACCAGCGGCAAGCGTCGACCAGGATGACGCCCACCACTGCCGCGGCCGGCCGCACTTCCGGCAACGGATCCAGCCGATCAATGGCGGCTTGGGCGAGAAGCAGGACGTCGTCGGTGACATGAAAAACTCCCTCGCCGGTCCGCTTCAAGTTCGCGTAGGTGGTCGAAGTCTGGTAGGGACGCAGCAGGAGCCGGTCGAACGATTCGTCGACGCGCGGGCCCATCGGCGCGATGTTCGCGCTGCCGTTGGCGTTGAGCGTCGTGACGATGCCTTCAAGGATCATGGGCAGGACCGTTGGTGGGACGAAGGGGTCTGGAACCTCTCCCGGCAAAGGGGTCAGGCACATTTTTCGGCGGGATGATTTGTTGCGGGTTTGAGGCTGTTTGGAGGCCGAAAAATGAGCCAGACCCCAGCGCGTCAAAACGTCACCGGCGCGCGCGGAGAATTCGAGACGGTTTGTTGCATCGCTCGGCGTTCGTCGGCGATCGACGGAATCCGTGCGGGCAGTGGGAGGCCAGACAATCGCAAAAAATTCGCCAATAGCGAATAACCCGCCTCCGTCAGGATAGATTCCGGATGAAACTGCAAGCCGATCACCGGTCGCCGGCGGTGGGCAAT
This window encodes:
- a CDS encoding PAS domain-containing protein, whose translation is MTSDSKQNLLRYAFAIGSVALACLVWFCLTPLIGYRVTSAFILVAVLATGRFAGLGPSCLALIAGGVFLAYVEYLRFGTREFIALNIVVIYFFLGTILVLLTHSERTARQTADTNAERLRLLALQAPVGISLSDPEGRAFFVNQELCEIAGAEPEEFMGVGWRQFIHPDDRERLVETGRADIAAGKTSSSATFRFIRKDGSIRWASSTSSVVVDASGKPSGHVGVTEDITSRKIAEDALQAKEAQLRGILDHTSAVVYLKDLQGRYLVANRRHQTMFQRFGPTIVGKTDSEFFPPSIARQFIEFDQKVIDAKAPLVFEEHAPHDDGLHVYRSIKFPVMDEAGRMIAVGGISTDITDLQQAHDALRKNEKLLRNLIDVQENERHLLCHEFHDGLIQYAVGSLMALEGFQSGHLPSGAADASQIIDKAIANLRKGVDDGRRAIRGIRPAVLDDSPLEAALHDLIDQFPASEIMVKFDCDPEIGRLPNAVQTTVYRVVQEALNNAKRHSGTDVVRIQLRKSKDDLHLELRDFGCGFDVKIRAGGFGLLGMSERVRLLGGDCLIESEKEVGTTIKVRLPLADQPPADGSG
- a CDS encoding alpha/beta hydrolase is translated as MDRKSQNPARASVRVSTLGQSVSVHAIARRRELPLAIIGALLIVAAMLGCTPTRYVTARLAPENPLQERLSLSAHGGPKPSPRALEFLRSYDLVDDLAGDPRKLLAKVEAVVQKEPSPEGNYTAAEVAYIGALKLQHKADITGSRDLYAAAVLHAHFYLMGSEGFAGRNPYDPEFRGACDIYNAALEASLRIARTDGLLHPGARQTIEMSGQQWDVEVAVRGGLWHDEDFGRVEFASDYKVTGLNNANRTFGLGVPLIVVRNPSGRFDPAGPYYAPGLAFPITAFLRLLPDHPAAAASGASGNSSGPIASAGVHHRAVIELYDPLTATDVTVGERRIPLETDLSTPLAYCLNDPALQQISQPTIGLLRPDSPKHLSGLYMLEPFQPNKIPVLMIHGLWSGPFTWMEMFNTLHRSAELRANYQFWFYTYPTGEPFWDSAAELRRTLARLRTTLDPERRDLALDQMVLVGHSMGGLIARLQTISSGDDFWRLVSDRPFSQLKADAGLRADLADIFFFEPNPSVRRVVEIATPLRGTKVSNETTQWIGRRLIARPKDEVASTKDLLAANPGFFPPSSLLRVSTSIDSLSPQCTFLPAMLHATHAPWVTYNTIIGQLPEHDLLGRVVGDSDGLVPLASSHDDQAESEVVVPADHMAVQRHPLTILEVRRILLEQAAELRQNPYGPQRVMAPRKAITR
- a CDS encoding carbon storage regulator gives rise to the protein MLILRRKVGEKIVIGEGIVVVVTRVSGARVTLGIEAPPAVHIVRGELRAFDDTHSAAQDATNCDESEEPKPAPDRAKAVVPAPIRLAPAILGSAAPHLPR
- a CDS encoding glycosyltransferase family 4 protein — protein: MKIAYISAGAAGRYCGACLHDNTLAAELHRQGADILLVPTYTPLRTDEPSASGSRVFFGGVNVFLQQHSALFRHTPWFLDSLLDSPKLLEWLSARSAGMDVSKLGALTVSTLAGRKGRQRKEIAKLIRWLAGDVRPDVVHLSNVMLAGMAPAVREELRVPIVCTLSGEDIFLEQLSEPHYSQARALLKQQAQYIDRFVALNRYFADFMADYLEVDRGKIEVIPHGLNLSGHHRRQPREIAAEITVGYFARVAMEKGLHILADAFCLLANRADMPPLRLHVAGYMSSGDRPYFEQVTRRLTEAGLADRFEYHGELDRAGKIAFLQSLDVMSVPTVYHESKGISVLEGMASGVPMVLPSHGTFPELIERSGGGLLCDPLDPRSLADKLAELIRDPALAMECGRRGHELIHGEHSAALMARRHRALYERVLGERAGGQGSAIGGRESKDGEEEAAGMLRKP
- a CDS encoding DUF447 domain-containing protein, which codes for MILEGIVTTLNANGSANIAPMGPRVDESFDRLLLRPYQTSTTYANLKRTGEGVFHVTDDVLLLAQAAIDRLDPLPEVRPAAAVVGVILVDACRWYAFRIRSIDDGHARTEIVADVVDRGGERDFFGFNRAKHAVVEAAILATRIGLIPRAEIEAELTGLAVLVEKTGGPREHEAFELLASYVRTVRQDANNE